In Oncorhynchus clarkii lewisi isolate Uvic-CL-2024 chromosome 2, UVic_Ocla_1.0, whole genome shotgun sequence, one DNA window encodes the following:
- the LOC139370701 gene encoding casein kinase II subunit alpha'-like isoform X4: protein MRRWLSRSSRLPIIMDPTVPHHIVQPVKKKKIKREIKILENLRGGANIIRLVDTVKDPVELYQKLTDFDIRFYMYELLKALDYCHSMGIMHRDVKPHNVMIDHQMRKLRLIDWGLAEFYHPAQEYNVRVASRYFKGPELLVDYQMYDYSLDMWSLGCMLASMIFQKEPFFHGQDNYDQLVRIAKVLGTDELFGYLRKYHIELDPRFKDLLGQQTRKRWEQFVQTENQHLVSPEALDLLDKLLRYDHQQRLTATEAMEHPYFYPVLKEQSLSNADGNMMSSGSTTAR, encoded by the exons ATGAGAAGGTGGTTGTCAAGATCCTCAAG gttgccaataattatggaccccACTGTACCACATCACATTGTCCAA CCtgtcaagaagaagaaaatcaaGCGTGAAATCAAGATCCTGGAGAATTTGCGAGGTGGAGCCAACATCATCCGATTGGTGGACACAGTGAAAGACCCTGTG GAGCTCTACCAGAAGTTAACAGATTTTGATATCCGTTTTTACATGTATGAACTACTTAAG GCTCTGGACTACTGCCACAGTATGGGGATAATGCACCGTGATGTCAAGCCCCACAATGTGATGATTGACCACCAGATGAGGAAG CTACGTCTAATAGACTGGGGCCTTGCAGAGTTCTACCATCCTGCACAGGAATACAACGTCAGAGTAGCATCTCGCTACTTTAAGGGACCTGAGTTACTGGTGGATTACCAG ATGTACGACTACAGTTTGGACATGTGGAGTCTTGGCTGCATGCTTGCCAGTATGATCTTTCAGAAAGAGCCCTTCTTCCATGGCCAGGACAATTATGACCAG CTAGTCCGAATTGCCAAAGTCCTGGGGACAGATGAACTTTTTGGTTACCTGCGCAAATACCACATTGAACTGGACCCACGCTTCAAGGACCTTCTTGGCCA ACAGACGCGGAAACGCTGGGAGCAATTTGTCCAGACCGAGAACCAGCACCTGGTTAGCCCTGAGGCTCTGGACCTGCTGGATAAGCTGCTGCGCTACGACCATCAGCAGAGACTGACGGCCACAGAGGCCATGGAGCACCCCTACTTCT ATCCTGTGCTGAAGGAACAGTCTCTCTCTAATGCGGATGGCAATATGATGTCCAGTGGATCCACTACGGCTCGATGA
- the LOC139370701 gene encoding casein kinase II subunit alpha'-like isoform X1, producing the protein MPGPAAGSKSRVYADVNTLKSREYWDYETHVPNWSNQEDYQLVRKLGRGKYSEVFEAINNNEKVVVKILKPVKKKKIKREIKILENLRGGANIIRLVDTVKDPVSRTPALVFECINNTDFKELYQKLTDFDIRFYMYELLKALDYCHSMGIMHRDVKPHNVMIDHQMRKLRLIDWGLAEFYHPAQEYNVRVASRYFKGPELLVDYQMYDYSLDMWSLGCMLASMIFQKEPFFHGQDNYDQLVRIAKVLGTDELFGYLRKYHIELDPRFKDLLGQQTRKRWEQFVQTENQHLVSPEALDLLDKLLRYDHQQRLTATEAMEHPYFYPVLKEQSLSNADGNMMSSGSTTAR; encoded by the exons ATGCCCGGCCCGGCGGCCGGCAGTAAATCTCGGGTGTATGCCGATGTCAACACGTTGAAGAGCAGGGAATATTGGGACTACGAAACCCACGTGCCTAACTGGAG TAACCAGGAAGACTACCAGTTGGTGCGGAAGCTCGGCAGAGGAAAGTACAGTGAGGTCTTTGAGGCCATCAACAACAATGAGAAGGTGGTTGTCAAGATCCTCAAG CCtgtcaagaagaagaaaatcaaGCGTGAAATCAAGATCCTGGAGAATTTGCGAGGTGGAGCCAACATCATCCGATTGGTGGACACAGTGAAAGACCCTGTG TCCCGAACGCCTGCGCTTGTCTTTGAATGCATCAATAACACAGATTTTAAG GAGCTCTACCAGAAGTTAACAGATTTTGATATCCGTTTTTACATGTATGAACTACTTAAG GCTCTGGACTACTGCCACAGTATGGGGATAATGCACCGTGATGTCAAGCCCCACAATGTGATGATTGACCACCAGATGAGGAAG CTACGTCTAATAGACTGGGGCCTTGCAGAGTTCTACCATCCTGCACAGGAATACAACGTCAGAGTAGCATCTCGCTACTTTAAGGGACCTGAGTTACTGGTGGATTACCAG ATGTACGACTACAGTTTGGACATGTGGAGTCTTGGCTGCATGCTTGCCAGTATGATCTTTCAGAAAGAGCCCTTCTTCCATGGCCAGGACAATTATGACCAG CTAGTCCGAATTGCCAAAGTCCTGGGGACAGATGAACTTTTTGGTTACCTGCGCAAATACCACATTGAACTGGACCCACGCTTCAAGGACCTTCTTGGCCA ACAGACGCGGAAACGCTGGGAGCAATTTGTCCAGACCGAGAACCAGCACCTGGTTAGCCCTGAGGCTCTGGACCTGCTGGATAAGCTGCTGCGCTACGACCATCAGCAGAGACTGACGGCCACAGAGGCCATGGAGCACCCCTACTTCT ATCCTGTGCTGAAGGAACAGTCTCTCTCTAATGCGGATGGCAATATGATGTCCAGTGGATCCACTACGGCTCGATGA
- the LOC139370701 gene encoding casein kinase II subunit alpha'-like isoform X2: protein MPGPAAGSKSRVYADVNTLKSREYWDYETHVPNWSNQEDYQLVRKLGRGKYSEVFEAINNNEKVVVKILKPVKKKKIKREIKILENLRGGANIIRLVDTVKDPVELYQKLTDFDIRFYMYELLKALDYCHSMGIMHRDVKPHNVMIDHQMRKLRLIDWGLAEFYHPAQEYNVRVASRYFKGPELLVDYQMYDYSLDMWSLGCMLASMIFQKEPFFHGQDNYDQLVRIAKVLGTDELFGYLRKYHIELDPRFKDLLGQQTRKRWEQFVQTENQHLVSPEALDLLDKLLRYDHQQRLTATEAMEHPYFYPVLKEQSLSNADGNMMSSGSTTAR, encoded by the exons ATGCCCGGCCCGGCGGCCGGCAGTAAATCTCGGGTGTATGCCGATGTCAACACGTTGAAGAGCAGGGAATATTGGGACTACGAAACCCACGTGCCTAACTGGAG TAACCAGGAAGACTACCAGTTGGTGCGGAAGCTCGGCAGAGGAAAGTACAGTGAGGTCTTTGAGGCCATCAACAACAATGAGAAGGTGGTTGTCAAGATCCTCAAG CCtgtcaagaagaagaaaatcaaGCGTGAAATCAAGATCCTGGAGAATTTGCGAGGTGGAGCCAACATCATCCGATTGGTGGACACAGTGAAAGACCCTGTG GAGCTCTACCAGAAGTTAACAGATTTTGATATCCGTTTTTACATGTATGAACTACTTAAG GCTCTGGACTACTGCCACAGTATGGGGATAATGCACCGTGATGTCAAGCCCCACAATGTGATGATTGACCACCAGATGAGGAAG CTACGTCTAATAGACTGGGGCCTTGCAGAGTTCTACCATCCTGCACAGGAATACAACGTCAGAGTAGCATCTCGCTACTTTAAGGGACCTGAGTTACTGGTGGATTACCAG ATGTACGACTACAGTTTGGACATGTGGAGTCTTGGCTGCATGCTTGCCAGTATGATCTTTCAGAAAGAGCCCTTCTTCCATGGCCAGGACAATTATGACCAG CTAGTCCGAATTGCCAAAGTCCTGGGGACAGATGAACTTTTTGGTTACCTGCGCAAATACCACATTGAACTGGACCCACGCTTCAAGGACCTTCTTGGCCA ACAGACGCGGAAACGCTGGGAGCAATTTGTCCAGACCGAGAACCAGCACCTGGTTAGCCCTGAGGCTCTGGACCTGCTGGATAAGCTGCTGCGCTACGACCATCAGCAGAGACTGACGGCCACAGAGGCCATGGAGCACCCCTACTTCT ATCCTGTGCTGAAGGAACAGTCTCTCTCTAATGCGGATGGCAATATGATGTCCAGTGGATCCACTACGGCTCGATGA
- the LOC139370701 gene encoding casein kinase II subunit alpha'-like isoform X3 — protein MRRWLSRSSRLPIIMDPTVPHHIVQPVKKKKIKREIKILENLRGGANIIRLVDTVKDPVSRTPALVFECINNTDFKELYQKLTDFDIRFYMYELLKALDYCHSMGIMHRDVKPHNVMIDHQMRKLRLIDWGLAEFYHPAQEYNVRVASRYFKGPELLVDYQMYDYSLDMWSLGCMLASMIFQKEPFFHGQDNYDQLVRIAKVLGTDELFGYLRKYHIELDPRFKDLLGQQTRKRWEQFVQTENQHLVSPEALDLLDKLLRYDHQQRLTATEAMEHPYFYPVLKEQSLSNADGNMMSSGSTTAR, from the exons ATGAGAAGGTGGTTGTCAAGATCCTCAAG gttgccaataattatggaccccACTGTACCACATCACATTGTCCAA CCtgtcaagaagaagaaaatcaaGCGTGAAATCAAGATCCTGGAGAATTTGCGAGGTGGAGCCAACATCATCCGATTGGTGGACACAGTGAAAGACCCTGTG TCCCGAACGCCTGCGCTTGTCTTTGAATGCATCAATAACACAGATTTTAAG GAGCTCTACCAGAAGTTAACAGATTTTGATATCCGTTTTTACATGTATGAACTACTTAAG GCTCTGGACTACTGCCACAGTATGGGGATAATGCACCGTGATGTCAAGCCCCACAATGTGATGATTGACCACCAGATGAGGAAG CTACGTCTAATAGACTGGGGCCTTGCAGAGTTCTACCATCCTGCACAGGAATACAACGTCAGAGTAGCATCTCGCTACTTTAAGGGACCTGAGTTACTGGTGGATTACCAG ATGTACGACTACAGTTTGGACATGTGGAGTCTTGGCTGCATGCTTGCCAGTATGATCTTTCAGAAAGAGCCCTTCTTCCATGGCCAGGACAATTATGACCAG CTAGTCCGAATTGCCAAAGTCCTGGGGACAGATGAACTTTTTGGTTACCTGCGCAAATACCACATTGAACTGGACCCACGCTTCAAGGACCTTCTTGGCCA ACAGACGCGGAAACGCTGGGAGCAATTTGTCCAGACCGAGAACCAGCACCTGGTTAGCCCTGAGGCTCTGGACCTGCTGGATAAGCTGCTGCGCTACGACCATCAGCAGAGACTGACGGCCACAGAGGCCATGGAGCACCCCTACTTCT ATCCTGTGCTGAAGGAACAGTCTCTCTCTAATGCGGATGGCAATATGATGTCCAGTGGATCCACTACGGCTCGATGA